One Pieris napi chromosome Z, ilPieNapi1.2, whole genome shotgun sequence DNA window includes the following coding sequences:
- the LOC125062440 gene encoding protein ANTAGONIST OF LIKE HETEROCHROMATIN PROTEIN 1-like — translation MLLATMFKSIQVVHTPVCVKMLPEEVVLLCSLYQMYRISNKKKRKRWWIRNYLLQRENLMSDLRMTDGSFCNFTRMSKSDFEHLLEMIGPSIAKRETNIRQPVSPQTRLAITLRYLATGDSYSSLSYTFRVSKQLISKIIPDVCQELINSLAGYVKVPSSEQEWKQISREFEIRWNFPHCIGAIDGKHVMIVAPNNSGSEYYNYKNQFSMVLMAIADGNYNFIYANYGAKGRSSDSGIFQETPFYNALLENSLKLPRPEPITQGGTEMPYVIVGDSAFALTENIMKPYPGIHERGNKKRIFNYRLSRARRIIENVFGILCVVFRVFTKPIPLKPANCELVVIACVYLHNFLRRNSVSRSIYTPPQTFDFEDSEGNLLEGSWRRELSSFPMIDLQRRGRPASQSALCIREQFADYFITPEGRVPWQNNVA, via the exons ATGTTGCTAGCAACTATGTTTAAATCAATACAGGTTGTCCACACGCCAGTCTGCGTTAAAATGTTGCCCGAGGAGGTAGTGTTGTTGTGTTCTCTGTATCAGATGTATAGAatctctaataaaaaaaagagaaaaagatGGTGGATTCGAAATTATCTTTTGCAAAGAGAAAATTTGATGAGTGACCTCAGAATGACAGATGGATCATTTTGTAACTTTACGAGAATGTCGAAAAGTGATTTCGAACATCTTCTAGAAATGATTGGTCCATCAATAGCCAAAAGGGAAACAAATATTCGTCAGCCAGTTTCACCTCAAACGAGGCTGGCTATTACATTACGGTATCTTGCAACTGGAGATTCATACAGTTCTCTTTCATACACATTCAGAGTATCAAAACAATTGATTAGCAAAATTATACCAGATGTATGTCAAGAACTAATTAACTCACTAGCAGGATATGTCAAG gttcCAAGTTCGGAACAAGAATGGAAACAAATAAGTCGTGAATTCGAAATACGATGGAATTTTCCACATTGCATTGGGGCCATTGATGGGAAACACGTTATGATTGTGGCGCCAAATAATTCTGGAAGTGAAtactacaattataaaaatcagttCAGCATGGTACTTATGGCAATTGCAGATGGCAATTACAACTTTATTTACGCAAATTATGGAGCTAAGGGTCGGTCGTCCGACAGTGGAATATTTCAAGAAACACCGTTTTATAATGCATTGTTAGAAAACTCACTTAAACTGCCACGGCCTGAACCAATAACACAAGGCGGAACAGAAATGCCGTATGTAATTGTAGGTGACAGTGCTTTCGCGCTAACGGAGAACATCATGAAACCATATCCTGGCATTCATGAACGTGGGAACAAAAAGCGTATATTCAATTACAGACTATCGAGAGCTAGGAGGAttatagaaaatgtttttggCATTTTATGTGTGGTGTTCCGTGTATTCACTAAACCTATTCCGTTAAAACCAGCCAATTGTGAACTCGTGGTAATTGCTTGtgtatatttacataacttcTTAAGACGTAACTCAGTTTCCAGATCCATATATACACCTCCACAAACTTTTGATTTTGAAGACTCTGAAGGTAACCTATTAGAAGGTTCTTGGCGAAGGGAACTAAGTTCGTTTCCTATGATTGATTTGCAAAGACGGGGCAGGCCTGCATCACAATCAGCTCTTTGTATTAGAGAACAGTTTGCCGATTACTTTATAACTCCAGAGGGAAGAGTTCCATGGCAAAATAATGTAgcgtaa
- the LOC125062139 gene encoding uncharacterized protein LOC125062139 has protein sequence MVEHKDILSKVADIPLQRPGFDALEVSAPVLVQMNPNGKWENTKPGNLDEERLKAIVQHLVKSKALSAAQSYCCQCASEGLKGNDNPNYIPVIMMPIYSADDCPFDLDCEAKKIQEAETKPTKKEKVQSLQKDSDKDKDKKKSKKRGFVLQRLTDFDLLSQW, from the exons ATGGTTGAACATAAGGACATATTATCAAAAGTCGCAGAtat acctCTGCAGCGGCCTGGTTTTGATGCCTTAGAGGTATCAGCACCTGTCCTTGTACAAATGAATCCAAATGGTAAATGGGAGAACACAAAGCCTGGCAATTTGGACGAAGAGCGATTGAAAGCTATTGTTCAGCATTTGGTAAAGTCGAAAGCTTTATCGGCTGCTCAAAGTTACTGCTGCCAATGTGCTTCCGAAGGATTg AAAGGCAACGACAACCCTAATTATATTCCAGTAATTATGATGCCTATATATTCTGcagatgactgcccttttgaTTTAGATTGTGAGgcaaaaaaaattcaagaaGCGGAAACGAAaccaacaaaaaaagaaaaagtacaAAGCTTGCAAAAAGACTCAGACAAGGATAAGGATAAGAAAAAAAGCAAGAAACGTGGCTTTGTCCTACAAAGGCTAACCGATTTTGATTTACTTTCCCAATGgtga
- the LOC125062616 gene encoding uncharacterized protein LOC125062616, with translation MASCCACTNAAGGSTANALPLICLVPRDDAREPTPGQKPRPMSSGTPSADFQLLDEDYIKKHFKLPQRALYLDPFRRPLITFPMTQEDVKHFNLARKYKINQQILDGSLDPSEAISAPSVFPYAKSESEKKKEAEEEEEIIYILQLPDWEFNCPVHNQRIKTPRFIWHSCKKTPKGKEGGPKRGGGPLNKPKPWLLSRHTDFDLLSQW, from the exons ATGGCGAG TTGCTGCGCGTGTACTAACGCTGCGGGCGGCAGCACAGCCAATGCCTTACCCTTAATCTGTCTGGTTCCACGTGATGACGCTCGCGAGCCCACGCCTGGCCAGAAACCACGTCCTATGTCATCTGGAACACCCTCTGCAGACTTCCAATTACTCGATGAAGACTACATCAAGAAACATTTCAAGCTGCCGCAGCGTGCTCTTTATTTGGATCCATtccg CCGACCTCTGATAACATTTCCAATGACCCAAGAGGATGTAAAACACTTTAACTTAGCAAGGaagtataaaattaaccaACAAATATTGGACGGTTCTCTCGACCCGAGCGAAGCTATTTCAGCACCGAGTGTCTTC CCCTACGCGAAATCTGAATcagaaaagaagaaagaagcggaagaagaagaggaaattatttatattcttcaGTTACCAGACTGGGAGTTCAACTGTCCGGTTCACAATCAAAGAATAAAAACGCCAAG gttCATATGGCACTCCTGTAAAAAGACACCAAAAGGAAAAGAAGGTGGACCCAAACGTGGAGGTGGACCTCTGAATAAACCTAAACCCTGGCTACTTAGTAGGCATACAGACTTTGACTTGTTATCACAATGGTAA